From a region of the bacterium genome:
- the pstA gene encoding phosphate ABC transporter permease PstA, translating to MRIKPLFIEQIVKKTLFLGTALTVLILLFIIFYVLKNGLAVIDLEFLLSSPKELGRAGGIFPCIIGTIILPVVAILIATPLGVGTAIYLTEYTRESRLTKIIRFGTECLAGVPSIIFGLFGFVLFVVYLGFGWSILSGGFTLAFMILPTIIRTSEEAIKSVPYAYREVSFSLGGTKWQSITRVVLPQALPGIVTGIILGIGRSIGETAAVIFTAGSSLQIPDSLFDSSRTMAVHFYILTREGISMQNAYGTATILIIAILLINLFAYWLMHRFMAKFS from the coding sequence TAATTTTATTATTCATTATCTTCTATGTGCTCAAGAATGGGCTGGCAGTAATAGATTTAGAATTTCTTTTAAGTTCACCAAAAGAACTCGGCAGAGCTGGAGGAATATTCCCCTGCATTATAGGAACAATTATCCTTCCCGTAGTAGCAATTCTCATTGCCACGCCGCTTGGTGTTGGCACTGCCATCTATTTAACAGAATACACAAGAGAGAGTCGGTTGACAAAAATAATTAGATTTGGCACTGAATGTCTGGCTGGAGTGCCATCTATTATCTTTGGTTTATTTGGATTTGTTCTTTTTGTTGTTTATCTTGGTTTTGGTTGGTCAATTCTCTCTGGAGGATTTACATTGGCTTTTATGATTCTGCCAACAATAATTCGCACTTCGGAGGAGGCAATTAAATCTGTGCCTTATGCCTATCGTGAGGTAAGTTTTTCACTTGGCGGAACCAAATGGCAAAGTATTACCAGAGTTGTGCTTCCTCAAGCATTACCCGGAATAGTTACCGGCATAATCTTAGGTATAGGTAGAAGTATCGGCGAGACCGCCGCGGTAATATTTACGGCTGGTTCATCCTTACAAATCCCGGATTCTTTATTTGATTCAAGTAGAACGATGGCTGTCCATTTTTACATTTTGACCCGCGAGGGTATCTCTATGCAAAATGCCTACGGCACAGCCACTATCCTGATAATTGCTATTTTATTAATTAATCTCTTTGCCTACTGGTTGATGCACCGGTTTATGGCAAAGTTTTCCTGA